In the genome of Candidatus Bipolaricaulota bacterium, the window TCGTAAATCGCTTGGGACGCCTTCTTGAGATCCGCCGCTGTGATCTCGTCCCCGGGGTGAAACTTCACCACGGCGAGAATATCATGGGTGGAGATCTTGTCGTTTCCCTCCACCGCTATCGCGGATACGGTGACGGGAAAATCGGCGGCAAATGCCGCCACTCCTATCGCCAACAACAGTCCGATGATCACCAACGCGGTCAGTTTCATGTTACCTCCTATGCTAGGTCGTCACTTGCCCGGTATTGGATCGCTTCCGCGATATGCGCGTCCCTGATCTTCTCTGAGCCTTCTAGATCAGCGATCGTCCGTGCCACCTTGAGCACGCGGGTGTAGCCCCGCGCGCTGAGCGCGAACCGATCTATCGCCAGTTCCAACAGCCCCTTCGCCTCCTTCTCCAAGGCGCAGTACCGAGCAACCTCACGCGGATCGAGCTGGGCGTTGGAGAACCGCCCCGACCGACCCTTCATTCTATCCCATTGTATCCGGCGGGCGGCGATCACTCTAGCGCGGACCGATTCGGACGACTCCCCACGCGGTCGAGAGAGGAGCTCCTCCCGGGTGAGACGGGGAACATCAACGAACAGATCGATCCTATCGAGGAACGGCCCGGAGAGGCGCTTGCGATAGCGTCGGATCTCGTACGGACTGCACGTGCACGGGTGAACCGGATCACCGAGATGACCGCACGGGCACGGGTTCATCGCGGCAACCAGGGTGAAGCTGGCGGGATACCGCACCGCCACTCCGGCGCGGGAGATCAGGATCGAGCGGTCCTCGAGCGGCTGGCGCAGGGTCTCGAGGACGCGGCGGTCGAACTCCGGGAGCTCATCCAGGAACAGGACCCCGTGGTGGGCAAGGGTGATCTCCCCCGGGCCCGGGGTCCCGTGCCCGCCTCCGACCATCCCGGCATAGGAGATGGTGTGGTGGGGAGCGCGAAACGGCCGCCTCGTCACGAGCGGGGTGTCGGGGTCGAGCAGCCCGGCGATGGAGTAGATCCGCGTCACCTCGAGCGCTTCTTCGAACGAGAGCGGGGGAAGGATCCCGGGCAGGGCGCGGGCGAGCAAGCTCTTTCCTGCTCCTGGAGGGCCGATCATCAGTAGGTTGTGCCCCCCGGCGGCGGCGATCTCGAGCGCGCGTTTCGCCTGCTCCTGCCCCTTTATCTCCGCCAGGTCGATCACCGGGGGTGCCGCGCTCCGGTCGAGCAGCCCCTCCCGATCGACGGAGAACGGTTCGATCACCACTTCCCCGGACAGAAAGCCAGCCGCCTCCTGCAGAGTGCGCACCGGGTAGATCCGAATCCCCTCTACCAGCCCCGCCTCGGCAGCGTTCCCAGCCGGAACGATGATACCGTCCAGTCCGTCCTCAGCGGCGGCGATCGCGATCGGGAGCATCCCCCGCACCCGCCGCACCTCTCCGTCCAGGGAGAGCTCCCCCACGATCAGGTAGCGCCGGTCCGGGGGAGGGATCTCTCCGGCTGCGATCATGATCCCAAGGGCAATCGGCAGGTCGAAACCAACTCCTTCCTTGCGCAGGTCGGCCGGGGCGAGGTTGGCGGTGATCCGACGGGCCGGGAAGGAGAACCCGGAGTTCTTGACCGCGCTCCGGATCCGCTCGCGGCTCTCGCTCACCTCCTTCTCCGGGAGCCCGACCACCTGGAAAGCCGGGAGTCCGTTTGCCACATCGCACTGCACCTCGACGATCGCCGCCTCGATCCCGGAGATTACAGCAGAAAGAAGCTTAGAGAACATCATCCACCTGGAACGCGTCTTTGTACAACTCAACTCGATCCGGCCGGATGGCGACGACATCGAACCTGATCGGAAGCTCGGTCCCGACCTCTCCCAGGTAAACACGGGCGGCGGCGATCAGCCGCTCGCGCTTCGCCGGGGTGATCGCCGCCTCGGGCCCGCCGAACCCGTTCCGTGTCCGGGCCTTCACCTCCACAAACACGAGGGTATCCCCGTCGCGGGCGATCAGGTCGATCTCCCCAAACCGACAGCTCCAGTTGCGGGCGACGATCCTGTACCCGCG includes:
- a CDS encoding outer membrane protein assembly factor; this translates as MKLTALVIIGLLLAIGVAAFAADFPVTVSAIAVEGNDKISTHDILAVVKFHPGDEITAADLKKASQAIY
- a CDS encoding YifB family Mg chelatase-like AAA ATPase produces the protein MFSKLLSAVISGIEAAIVEVQCDVANGLPAFQVVGLPEKEVSESRERIRSAVKNSGFSFPARRITANLAPADLRKEGVGFDLPIALGIMIAAGEIPPPDRRYLIVGELSLDGEVRRVRGMLPIAIAAAEDGLDGIIVPAGNAAEAGLVEGIRIYPVRTLQEAAGFLSGEVVIEPFSVDREGLLDRSAAPPVIDLAEIKGQEQAKRALEIAAAGGHNLLMIGPPGAGKSLLARALPGILPPLSFEEALEVTRIYSIAGLLDPDTPLVTRRPFRAPHHTISYAGMVGGGHGTPGPGEITLAHHGVLFLDELPEFDRRVLETLRQPLEDRSILISRAGVAVRYPASFTLVAAMNPCPCGHLGDPVHPCTCSPYEIRRYRKRLSGPFLDRIDLFVDVPRLTREELLSRPRGESSESVRARVIAARRIQWDRMKGRSGRFSNAQLDPREVARYCALEKEAKGLLELAIDRFALSARGYTRVLKVARTIADLEGSEKIRDAHIAEAIQYRASDDLA
- a CDS encoding YraN family protein is translated as MRNVTRSGRAGEEAARRYLQERGYRIVARNWSCRFGEIDLIARDGDTLVFVEVKARTRNGFGGPEAAITPAKRERLIAAARVYLGEVGTELPIRFDVVAIRPDRVELYKDAFQVDDVL